TTCTGATGTCCAGCTCGGGTTTCTCCAAAAAGAGGACTGATAACTCAGTCACAGGGTGAGGCCAGAGGTGGACAAACAAAGCAGATGAATGGATTTGGCAGAAATAATAGTGCCCAGGCGGAAGGTTCCAAACAACCTTCCCCATAGGCTTTAAGTTTCTAAGGCCACTGCagacataaacatttttatgaaggAAACATTCATGCAACAGGGCACAGGGCAGAGCACCACAGGTTTCCTTGACAACAGTCATTGCCACAGTATTGGATCATGCTAGGTGCACTCACTGTTTATTGTCTTCCCACCCACAGTCCTCTATAAGCAGCAGTTTCCAGAAAGGCAGAGAAACTGGAACCCCCTAGCTCCACACTGGGTCCCAGGACATGGTATACGGTGGGCACTCAGTAAACAGTTGTGAAGAAGTTGAGACATAATCTCTGCCTTGTCTGTTGTCCAGAGCCCACTGCCTGTAACagcaaagaaaatacagaaaccaCCTTCCTGGACCCACGAGAGAAAGCAGGATGGAACTTCCAACCAGTACAGTGGACTGGGACAGGACCAGAGAATTTGACTATGGGGACACTTCCCCATGCCAGAAAGAAGACTTGAGGTCATTTGGAGCTCAGCTGCTGCCCCCTTTGTACTCCCTGGTGTTTGTCATTGGCCTGGTCGGCAACATCCTGGTGGTCCTGGTCCTCTTGCAACACAAGAGGCTCAAGAACATGACCAGCATCTACATCCTCAACCTGGCCATTTCTGACCTGCTCTTCCTCTTCACGCTGCCCTTCTGGATTCACTACTATCGGAAAGATAACTGGGTGTTCGGCAATGTCATGTGCAAGTTGCTGGAAGGGCTTTATTACATAGGTCTGTACAGCGAGATCTTCTTCATCATCCTGCTGACCATCGACAGGTACCTGGCCATCGTCCATGCTGTGTTTGCCCTGCGGGCCCGGACCGTCACATTTGGTATCATCACCAGCGTAGTCAGCTGGGTCCTGGCCAGCCTGGCTGCTATCCCGGGCTTTTACTTTTCTGAGTCCCAGGATGAGTCCGATCGTTCCTCCTGCACCGTTTATTTCCCCCATGAATACCACAATCACTGGAAACAGTTTCTGGCTCTGAAACTGAACATCCTGGGGCTGGTCTTGCCTCTGGTGATCATGATCGTCTGCTACACGGGGATCATAAAGATTCTGCTCAGACGGCCCAATGAGAGGAAGTCCAAAGCCGTCCGTCTGATTTTTGTCATCATGAtcgtcttttttctcttttggacgCCCTTCAATCTGACTAAGTTTGTTGCAGCTTTTGCAGACAAGTTTTTGGACAATAAATGTGAGCAGAATGAACAGCTGGACCTGGCCATTCAGGTGACAGAGATGATTGCTTACATGCACTGCTGTGTCAACCCCATCATCTACGTCTTTGTGGGTGAGAGGTTCCGCAAGTACCTGCATCAGCTGTTCCACTGGCTCCTGTCCCTGACCCCATGGAAATGGCTCCCCTTCTTCCAAACCCAGAGCCAGGACAGGGCCAGCTCCATGTCCCCATCCACAGGGGAGCAGGAACTCTCTGACGGGATCAGATTGATGCGTAGCAAGAGTGACCTGCCAGGGAAGGTGGCTGGAGGTGAGGCAGCTTCGGTGTCCTGGTCAGATAGTGACCACTGACCAGTGTGGAGCGACGCCACCTGGGGTTGAGGTGGATCACCTCTGGGGCTTGACGGTTTCCTGTGAGCTTCTCCATGGATATGAATGAGTGAGCTGGTCATTCCAGAATACGGAACAAAGGGCGCCAGCCAACAGCTTGGGCCAAACAGGGTTTCAGATTTGTGAACATGAACATTTGTAAACAAAGCCACCGAGCATCCCCTCACTACCTTCCCGACCACCAGTGAGCTTGGAAACAGTGATTTACACATTGACTCAGCTCTGAGCCAGGAGCCAATCAGGAGCCAGCAGCTGATTCTCTCACCCCCTCCACAGCCCCCAGCAGGGATTTAGGCTGCTGGAAACCCCCGAGGAGCCTAGAACTCATGATGGAAGGGCTTGAAGCTAAGGAGAGACAGAATTGGGGAACTGTCATTGGCACCAAAACTTGCCTTATACAGAATTATCTTATACTCagttaaattaaaacattcaGGCCGAGGACCAGACACAGACCTCGTGTATAATGTGTTGTACTTTTGGAAATAGCCATAGAAGGAAAGTAGTTATTATTTCAAAAACCCAGACATCAAAATCACCCCTAAATCCCTCTACCCCATTACAGGTAATGACAATATTTGATgaacttttttttagtttatgtttTTTCTTGTGCACATTCATGAGTATAACAAAGATGTATTACTATTCTCATCCTTCTGCTCTGGTTGTTTTTAAGGAGTAGCACATTCAATTACTTTCCCAGCTCAATACATTATTTCAGAGTATTGTTTATGGTGTCGGCACTGAAATCCACGGCACAGATGCACTCAGATTCACTCGTGTCCCCATGGTGCTTGCACAAATCAATTCACCCCCACCTGGTGGCTGAGGACCTGCTCCTGTCAAAGCAACCCTGGGGGACACGGGTGCAGGTGGGAGGGGTGTTCTCCAAGAGCCCTGTGCTCAGTGATGTGACAGCCCAGGGATGCCAACAGAGCCTGGGTGGGGTGGGTAGGGCTGATACCAGGGATATAAGACCACTGTGAGTAGAGCCTGCCACCCACACATGCACCGCATCCTTCCATGTGCCGTGATGGGGAGGAGCCTAATGAGGTGGTCAGTTTGACCAGGAAAACAGGCCTAATAGAGATTCCTGGCAGGGACTTGGAAGGCCAGCACCAAATAACTTTATAGCTATTATTCAACTTCAAAGCATTCTGTCTTAGCTTTAAATTTAGCAAATATGAAACCTATTCGAAGCAATAATTAGTTGAAACAGTGTAAGTAAATTTTGAATATGAAAAGTATTTTACTGGAAAGAAATTGACCTGCTTATAAATCGACAcacattataaaacataaaatcaaaaatggtaacagaaaaaaatgtatgtaacaaACTAAAAATTAAGACCAAGATGATACTATCAACTCCCTTAATGTATcagaaaattttacaaaacaatATAGGAAAACCACTTGGATTTTTGTATCCCATAATTATTCTATATGccctattataaaaatattaacagagaTATTAACAGATACGTCATAGAAGAAATGCAGTAGCCATTAATATGAAATCTCAATTACATTAGTAATCAAAGTTACGCTAAAGACATGAAACAGTTCTTTGCCTGTTAAGATGATAACCAGatgtgatttaattttatttttgaaaatatccaAAGCAGGTAAGGATGCGGCAACACAGCGCCTGTCATATAtttctgatggaaatgtaaatcaCCGTTCAGTTTCTGAAAAGCGCTTTGGCAATGGGTATAAAGGTTATTTAAAAACCTCACCTTCTAATCCTGCTCCCAGGATCCGTCACAGATAAGGGTAAAATGCAGCACATCTGGAAAGATCAATAATTGAGAAAGGGTTAAATAACTGCTGTTATTATGAGCTAGGATACAGACATGAATGACTTCTAAAAAGTTTATTGACATGAGAATATCCTTGTATTGgtaatgtcaaataaaaataatacagaattatTCTGGCACATATCGTGTAATatatatacagaagaaaaaaacagggaGAAAATATACCCCAAATTCTATGGGATTATGTGTGTATCACTCAGAGCTTAATCAGAGACATGACGTGAGATAAGACTAGGGTTTCCAAACTGTGTGCCGAGGCACCCAGGGCCACAGTGAACTCACAGTTCCAATTTTTAAGGGCTCCACACTGCACCTGACGTTTCCTGGACACCCTGGGAACTACAAGTGGGAGAAAGTTCACAGTTTCAATGTCAGATTGTGGTGCATTCCTTTCAAAGTGGGCGTGTCTCTGCAAAGCCGGGTTTCCGGTGGTTTGAGATAAATCAGTGTGGAACAGGAACTGAGGGGACAGTGTCCCACGGATTCCAACATCTGCCAGCAGGCATACATATCCCATTGGCATGGattatttaaaagtgaaattaaacattatttttttccaattattatgtattttccagCAGCTATAGACAAAATCACTTCAGTTGTTTGAATGTAAACACTTATGAGGGGAACAGTTGGGTTCTTCCTTTGCCCTCTGGTCGCTGAGGAAAAGTACTGGGGCCTGAAGGGCTCTGGGAACTGCATGTCCCTGCATTACTTTGATGCCCCGAACAATGTGTATCATACACCCCAcctgggttaaaaataaaaaatacaaaagctgtgtgtgtgtgtgtgtgtgtgtatgtttgtgtccGCGCACACACGCGTTTGCGTACAGGCCTCTCACCATTGAAACCGTAGGGGACGGGGTGTGGGTATCAGGGAGGGGACAGTCCACTAAACAGCAGTTTGTTTAGGCCTCCAGCTATAAGCACAAGACGTCTTCCCGCTCACATGCGGGCCAGCCCAGCTCTCCTGGGGAGAGATCACTCAGGGCCTGAGACAAAGGCCAGTGAAAATCTAGATCCCAAACGTGAGTGAACATCGGAATCACGTGTAGGTCCTGTTAAAGCCAGAACTTCTGTCTGATTCAGTAAGTGGGGAATGGGACCCCAGAATCTGCATTATTTGCAAATTCTGGGAGGTCTTGATGGTGCAGCTCTAGAGTCCTAACTTCGAGAAACCCTGCTGTAGATAGTTCTCCTATCCAGGGGCGTTCATCCCTGGACCAGGGTATCCCCCGGCCATGACATTCATTGTTCCTTACTGCAGTGACTTGCTTAATAGTCTGTGAGGCTGGCTAGGCTGTGGGCACCTGAAGAACTGTATCAGTCTCTCTCGGTCACCGCTACATCCCTATCACTTATAGTGCCTGGCATGTCATGGGTACTCGATAAATACAAGTGAAGTGAACAAGTATATGTGCCTGGCATGTCCTGTCTGTGTCGTGGGGGCCACAGAAGCCTAGAGCAGAGCTAGAAAGCTGGCCAAGAATCACAGGTAGTGACCATGTCTCTTACTGTACACATGACGAAGGAAGAGGCCGGTGTCACAAGCTTTGTTCTCTGGAACTGACCCGCTAACCAAGTACGACAGAtaagcagacacacacagaccttCCATTTCCTGTTGCGGGGTAGGGCTGACTGATGTCCACTTGGCAGAGTGCcctagtgggggaggggcagggagctcAGCTTTGCCAACACTGGTGTACATCTGAGTCTCCGGAGCACCCCGTGGGCACGCCCCTCAGCATGCACGTCTACACGCTGCAGCCCTTCCGATAACACAAGGCTCCCTGCCTGGCGAGCGGGGCAGACAGGAAGCCAGAATAGCACAGGAAGCAGCTCTCGACCTGCTGTGGGCAGGTCCAGATTACATGGACATGGACACTGCCTGGTGTTCTCATCACTTAACCTGAAGTCTGATGACCCTGCAGGGTCCTGTGTTCCCAGTAGGACCGAACCCTGCTGCCCACAGCAGCAGGGACTCTGTGGCTCTCATCATCAGCTCCTTCCTATTTCTGTCCCGCTATACCCACCCCTACGGTGTTTCTTGGGACCCGTGCACAGTCACTGCGTGCACCTGCATCCGTGACTCATGGTTTGCACCTGGGAGGGAGACCCCACATTAAGACAGGCAGCTATAGTGTCTCATGTACTGCAccaaatcattcatttattcatgtgtATCTATGTATCTTTCTTTAATCCTCTCTATAACAATGGCATTGTAACCCTGCCTTACAGAGGAGGAAATAGACACTTGGGAGCAGAAATAACACTCCCAAAGTCAGTAAAACGTAGACCTGGGATGTTACGCAGGGCTGTCAGATGTGAGAGGCTCATCACTGATGGGCTCCTCGCCCTGCTGTCCGTACAAAGGCGGTAGGTTCCCGGGCCCGTACCGTCGCTGTCAATCTggttcccttcctgcctctctctcccgccATCTCTCTATAGACAGGCTGGCAAAGGGGGAGACCCCACCCAGCAGACTCACGGGATGTTCCGTGATGGCACCTCCTCTATTGTCTtcattttcacagatgaggaaactgagcctgaAGGAACAAGTGACATTTTTCAAAGCAAGCCCACATTTatgatttctgtttttttaatatatgtttttaatgtattgtgttgacatggattCCAGTGTCCGCATTTATGATTTTTGAATCATTTGATGAAGAGGAGCCATGACTTGGAAAAGGTAGTAATCTGCTCACGTCTCAGTGGAGGGCTGGGATCTGAACTTGGCCTGTGTGGGACCATTGTATAAAACCAGAGCCTGGGCTCAGAGGACAGGCCACAGTCCATTGGACCGACTTGCATTCCCCCCAGGCTGGAGGGTGCTGTAGGAAAAACAGCGCTGTGGGGTTTGGGGAAAGACGGGCACAGACAGGGCAGAAGAGAGGGACAGTGAGCATCAGAAGTGGAGGACTAAGGGGCCAAAGAGAAGCTGCCATCTCTCCCTGGTTTGTGAGTCTGGTCATTTTGGGGAACAAAGGACCTAGAGTTCTGGTGTAAATTCTTCCACTCCCcatcttcaaaataaaagaaaggaaggaagagaagaatagAGGAGGATGGAGGGTAGGAGCAAGGgatggagtgagggagggagagacagatggagaaaaggagagagagagagagagagagaaagagagagagagagaaagctgctCACTGACCACACCCCGCATTAGTCACTGCTCCCCATTCCCAGCTCAGCAGCTACACAAGTTCTGGGAACAACTCATGACCACCTACCACGCACCACTCTGCCCCCTGCACCCAATTCCCTTGAAACAGAGCTCCCCAGCAGAAGTGCAGTCAAATGACCAGACAAAAATCCTTAGAGTGAACTCAGCCTCCAGGAACTGGCCACTGATAGACATTGTGGCAATTGATGCACACCCAGCTGCATAGCGAGAAGAATTTGTCTCCTTCTTGTCAACCTGAATGACGGAGAACCCCAGAGTCCTTCCTCATCATCAAGTGAATAACTTCCTACTCCATCAGGACCTGGAACCGTGTAAACGAAGACGCTAACAGCTCTAGAAACAAAGACTTCGTGGACAGAATCCCTTGACAGCAGAGTAAGTGGCACTTGTCTTTTCTGTCCTGTCGGCTTCTGTGGAGGGCAATCCGGGTGAATCCGTGCACGCAGTGCGTCTGATGGCCCCTTGACGCACCTGCAAGGCAGTGAACTACGTAGCAATGCTGAGAATGGGAGGATTTATAAGATGGGCAATCAGGTGTGaaataagcttttatttcttattaaaataaagctGTCTTGAATGATGGATCATTACTGACTTCTTAAGAAAGCTGGCTCAGTATTAAGAGTCAAGAGGCACATTCTGTGGAAGGCTATTCAAGAGGAAATTACTTGCAAAATTTCCCCCATGTGAATGAAAATCATGCATAGTGTATGAAGTCATTGTAGTAAGAGGAAGATATGAATTAGAAAAGTCTTTGCAGATGCGGGATGGTTTGAAACTGAACCAACTTCTTAAGGAGACTGAAACCAAGGATCCTCATACTCAGACTGCGGGTGACTGGGAGGAGGTAGTATTTCACCCTCTGAACACAGGGAGCTGGTCAGGTGACCTCTTCGGATGCATCCATTTGGCGTACCAAGAGAGAGGCAGCAGAATATTTTTCTGAGAATACAGTGATTTGAGGGCTACATGAAGTTCCGTACTTTAACTGTTTTCTTCTAAAGTAGGGAGAGTCTTAGATTTCCAAGGTTAGAAATTCCCAGGAGTGTGCATAGCCAGCCACCAGGTTCTGGGGCACTCATGGATTTAGTCTCTAGTCTGACCAGCAGGACAGCTCTTAGGCTATTGAAGGACTGGCGGGGAAGGACTTTGATGTGCTGCTAAATGTTCCATAACAGGCTTTCCTGAAGACAGAGCCCTGATTTCCAGTGTCGCTGATTTTGCATGTAAACATGCCCACTGTGCtggatttcaagctaccaacatgCTGACTGTGGGGTTGGGGACACATGCACACAGTTGGTTCTTATGACCCAGGAAAAGCCAGCTGCCCCGCACCTCAAGCCTGGTGTCTTTACCACACAGACTGCCCTCCCTGCTCAGAGACTCCCCTACTCCCAGGATGGAGCATGTTGGCACTGGAAGGTTCCAGGCTCCAGGACCAGAGCTGACCACTGTGCTAAGACCCTGGAGCAGACTCTTGAGGCAGACAACAGTATGGCCGGCAGGTTGGCCGAGGCTCCGCCCCAGCCCCTATCCCTTGGGGAGCAATATTATTGCATGGTGCCCACCTGTAGGGAAAACAGTGAATGAATTAGGAGGCAGGGGGGATGCAGGTTACTTTGTTTAATGGCATCTGACGATGCTGACTCAATGTGCCTTCTGCTTTGCCAAAGTTTCCCCAAACACTGGGCTCCCGGGGTCAGTGTCACACGAGCCACTCCTTGGGCTTCCAGCTGCCTGTTGCTTCCTCTCTAAATCCTGTGGTTCCCATAATGCTGACTGCCAGCTgatttgtcggccctggccgtggctgcagAAATCAGAAGTTGTCAACTCTGCTTTGTTTCTGATGTCCAGCTCGGGTTTCTCCAAAAAGAATGATGATAACTTAGTCACAGGGCGAGGCCAGAGGAGGACAAGCGACATAGAAAAATAGATTTGGCAGAAAATAATAATGCCCTTGGTGACGTGTCCAAAAACCTTCCCCATTGGCTTTACGTTTCTAAGGCCACTGCAGACATAAACATTTCTGTGCAAGAAATATTCATGCAACAGGGCACAGGGAAGAGCACCACAGGTTTCCTTGACAACAGTCATTGCCGCAGAATTTGAATTCAAGCTAGGTGCAGTCATTGTTTATTGCCTTCCCACCCACAGTCCCCAATAAGCGGCAGTTTCCACAAgggcagagagactctggaacccccTAGCTACACAGTGGGTCCCAGGACATAGTACACGGTGGGCACTCAGTAAACAGTTGTGAAGAAGTTGAGACATAATCTCTGCCTTGTCCCTGTTGTCCAGAGCCCACTGCCTGTAACAGCAAAGTGAATACAGAAACCATCTTCCTGGACCCACGGGGGAAAACAGGATGGAACTTCCAACCAGTACAGTGGACTGGGACAGGACCACAGAATTGGACTATAGGGGCTCAACCCCATGCCAGAAAGAACACTTGCGGTCTTTTGGAGCTCAGCTGCTGCCCCCTTTGTACTCCCTGGTGTTTGTCACTGGCCTGGTTGGCAACATCCTGGTGGTCCTGGTCCTCTTGCAACACAAGAGGCTCAAGAACATGACCAACATCTACGTCCTCAACCTGGCCATTTCTGACCTGCTCTTCCTCTTCACGCTGCCCTTCTGGATTCACTACTATCGGAAAGATAACTGGGTGTTCGGCAATGTCATGTGCAAGTTGCTGGAAGGGCTTTATTACATAGGTCTGTACAGCGAGATCTTCTTCATCATCCTGCTGACCATCGACAGGTACCTGGCCATCGTCCATGCTGTGTTTGCCCTGCGGGTCCGGACCGTCACATTTGGTATCATCACCAGCGTAGTCAGCTGGGTCCTGGCCAGCCTGGCTGCTATCCCGGGCTTTTACTTCTCTAAGTCCCAGGATGAGTCCGATCGTTACTCCTGCACCGTTTATTTCCCCTATGAATACCACAATCACTGGAAACAGTTTCTGGCTCTGAAACTGAACATCCTGGGGCTGGTCTTGCCTCTGGTGATCATGATTGTCTGCTACACGGGGATCATAAAGATTCTGCTCAGACGGCCCAATGAGAGGAAGTCCAAAGCCGTCCGTCTGATTTTTGTCATCATGAtcgtcttttttctcttttggacgCCCTTCAATCTGACTAAGTTTGTTGCAGCTTTTGCAGATGAGTTTTTGGACAATAACTGTGAGCAGAATGAACAGCTGGACCTGGCCATTCAAGTGACAGAGGTGATCTCCTACATGCACTGCTGTGTCAACCCCATCATCTACGTCTTTGTGGGTGAGAGGTTCCGCGAGTACCTGCGTCAGCTGTTCCACTGGCTCCTGTCCCTGAGCCCAGGGAAACGGTTCCTCTTTTTTCACACTGAGAACCAGGACAGGGCCAGCTCCATGTCCCCCTGCACAGGGGAGCAGGAACTCTCTGATGGGATCAGACTCATGCGTAGCAAGAGTGACCTGCCAGGTACAGTGGCTGGAGGAGAGGCAGCTTCAGTGTCCTGGCTCAATTAAGACCACTGACCAGTGTGGAGCGACGCCACCTGGGGTTGAAGTGGATCACGTCTGGGGCTTGACGGTTTCCAGCGAGCTTCTACTCAgagatgaatgagtgagtgaggtCATTCCTGAGACGGAATAAAGGGCAATAGCTAAGGGCTTGGGCAAAACAGGGTTTCAGATTTGTAAACATGAACATTTGTAAACAAAGTCAGTGAGAATCctctcacctccacccccaccaccagtGAGCTTGGAAACAGTGATTTTCCACACTTGACTCAGCTCTGAGCCAGGAGCCAATCAGGAGCCAGCAGCTGCGtctcccaccccctccacagCCCCCAGCAGGGATTTAGGCTGCTGGAAACCCTGAGGAGCCTAGAACTCATGATGGAAGTACCTGAACCAAAGGAGAGATAGAATTGGGGAACTTTCATTGGCACCAAAACTTGCCTTATACAGAATTATCTTatactcactaaaataaaaacattcaggcTGAGGACCAGACACAGACCTCGTGTATAATGTGTTGTACTTTTGGAAATAGCCATAGAAATAAACCAGTTAGTATTTCAAAAATCCAGACATAAAATCACCCCTAAATCCCTCTACCGCATTTTACAGTTAATGTACAGTTTTCATGAATTTTCCTTTAGTTTATGTTTTCTCTCGTGCACATTCATGATTATAACAAAGATGTACTACTATTCTCACCCTTCTGCTCCTGTTGTTTTAAGTAGGAGCATGTTCAATCACTTTTCCAGGTCAATACATTATTTCTGAGCATTGTTTATGGTGTCGGCACTGAAATCCACAGCACAGACACAGATTGACTCGTGTCCCCATGGTGCTTGCACAAATCAATTCACTCCCACGTGGTGACTGAGGACCTGCTCCCATCAAAGCAACCCTGGGAGACATAGGTGCAGGTGGGAGGGGTGTTCTCCAAGAGCCCTGTGTCACCCAGTGAGGTGACAGCTCCAGGGATGTTAACAGAGCCCGAGTGGGGTGGGTGGGCTGAGACCAGGGATATAAGACCTCTGTGAGTGGAGCCTGCCACCCACACATGCACCGCATCCTTCCATGTGCCGAGATGCAGTTTGATCAGGGAAACAGGTCtgatagagcagtgtttttcaaccagtgtgccgtgacagactagtgtgccatgagacatggtcaggtgtgccatggggaaattaaacatgggtccccaaactacggcccacatgcCAGATACGgcctgcggaggctatttatGCAGCCCATCGCCAActacctccatccgaacataaacattcccctcacaatccctccagctatcagcgacaggaagagtggaggcacagggaatgctcactgaccaatcaccttctagaattcatcccgaccactcgtgatgaaccaatagtaggccgcctctcatccacacccaggaaggtccccactcgagctgccgcgcacttgtcattgtgtggccgcggcaatagttgaagctgctactcctccccatagtcccgatttctaatcctggtcaggactggaggtaaatgttgccaccactagatgaagcctcagcctcagctggttatgtctatcctgatggtgtatatagatatttgacctttttctttttaaaagaggcccccgcagagggctTCACAATGCATCACGatattatctaactttaaagctaaagtttgctgatcttcctttggacagtttttggttatctgttgccaaggagttccccattctggccaagaaagctattttgacattgctcctgttttcaaccacatatctatgtgagctgagcttctcaggcttgactgcgataaaaactaaaaacagagagagactgagaactgttgaggaagagcttcgtgtgtgtctttctaccattcctgccaggatatcccttttgtgttcatcaaaacaggcccaggtttcacactaaatataaatacatttagaaactatattattaactatatgtataatatgtactgtgttagagtgtcattttgtgtcattttggtaggtggtgtgccccaggattttgtaaatgtaaaaaatgtgccacggttcaaaaaaggttgaaaatcactgtgataGAGATTCCTGGCAGGGACTGGGAAGGCCTGCACCAAGTCCCTGTGTAGCTTTTATTCAACCTAAAAGCATTCTGTCTTATCTATTAATTTAGCAAAttcaaaacctatttgaaaaaataattaggtGAAACAGTGTAAgcaaattttgaatataaaaagtattttacagGAAAAGAAACTAACCTGGTTATATATTGACacatattataaaacaaaaaacaaaaaaatggtaacagaaaaaaaaccatttATAACAGACTAAAAATTAAGACCAAGATACAACTATCAACTCCCTTAATGTATCAGAATattttacaaatcaataagaaagccAGTTGGATTTTTCTATCCCATAATTATTctatataccaaaaaaattatcaaaaaattaacaaagatattAACAGATAGGTCATAGAATAAATGCAGTAGCCATTAATATGAAATCTCAATTAGTAATCAAAGAAATGCTAACGACAGTGAAGATCATTTAGAAAGTACATCTGGTAATCCTCTGTCCAAGAATCGTCACAGATAATGGTAACATGCAGCACATCTGGAAAGTTTGATAACCAAGAAAGGGTTAAATAAATGCTGTAAGTATGAGCTAGGATACACGCACAAATgacttctaaaaaaatttattacataaatatccttgttctgttaatgttaaattaaaaaaaataaggaatctTCTggttcatattttataatatatatgcagaagacaaagacaggaagaaaatagACCCCAAATTCTATGGGATTATGTGTGTATCACTCAGAGCTTAATCAGAGACATGACGTGAGATAAGGCTAGGGTTTCCAAACTGTGTGCCAAAGGACCCAGGGGCCACAGTGAACtcccagttccatttttaagggCTCCACACTGCACCTGACATTTCCTGGACACCCTGGGAACCATAAGTGGGAGAAAGTTCACAGTTTCAATGTTAGATTGTGGTGCATTCCTTTCAAAGTGGGCGTGTCTCTGCAAAGTTGGGTTTCCAGTGATTTGAGATAAATCAGTGTGGAACAGGAACTGAGGGGACAGTGTCCCACGATTCCAACAACTGCTCACCAGGCATACATATCCCATtggcatgtattatttaaaataaaataaaatatcattttttcaaTAGATGTGTTTTAAGCATCTATAGACAAGATCACTTAAGTTCCTTGAATCTAAAGACTTCCTGAGTGGAAGAGTTCAGTTCTTCTTTTGTCTCCGGGCGCTGAGGAAAAGTACTGGGACCGTAAGGGCTCCGGGAACTGAGAAAGTCTGGGATCCTGAGGAATAAGAGTGTGTTCAGCAACTGGATAGTTTGCAATTGTGGGAGCTGGTGGGTGAGTCTGTGCACGCTGTTGTCTGGCCACTAGCACAGGGAGGGAAGTCTCT
This window of the Saccopteryx bilineata isolate mSacBil1 chromosome 10, mSacBil1_pri_phased_curated, whole genome shotgun sequence genome carries:
- the LOC136313971 gene encoding C-C chemokine receptor type 1-like, with product MELPTSTVDWDRTTELDYRGSTPCQKEHLRSFGAQLLPPLYSLVFVTGLVGNILVVLVLLQHKRLKNMTNIYVLNLAISDLLFLFTLPFWIHYYRKDNWVFGNVMCKLLEGLYYIGLYSEIFFIILLTIDRYLAIVHAVFALRVRTVTFGIITSVVSWVLASLAAIPGFYFSKSQDESDRYSCTVYFPYEYHNHWKQFLALKLNILGLVLPLVIMIVCYTGIIKILLRRPNERKSKAVRLIFVIMIVFFLFWTPFNLTKFVAAFADEFLDNNCEQNEQLDLAIQVTEVISYMHCCVNPIIYVFVGERFREYLRQLFHWLLSLSPGKRFLFFHTENQDRASSMSPCTGEQELSDGIRLMRSKSDLPAQGGKSLEVSQAGSQEGTLDTDDSKDKVEGVSRKDSDVNRSCPFPMLMLGLLAQDFRQQRNRQSLWVQVLPNSSSGNQQVDDSAPSPAQGFFQAMTLYLL
- the LOC136313970 gene encoding C-C chemokine receptor type 1-like, with the translated sequence MELPTSTVDWDRTREFDYGDTSPCQKEDLRSFGAQLLPPLYSLVFVIGLVGNILVVLVLLQHKRLKNMTSIYILNLAISDLLFLFTLPFWIHYYRKDNWVFGNVMCKLLEGLYYIGLYSEIFFIILLTIDRYLAIVHAVFALRARTVTFGIITSVVSWVLASLAAIPGFYFSESQDESDRSSCTVYFPHEYHNHWKQFLALKLNILGLVLPLVIMIVCYTGIIKILLRRPNERKSKAVRLIFVIMIVFFLFWTPFNLTKFVAAFADKFLDNKCEQNEQLDLAIQVTEMIAYMHCCVNPIIYVFVGERFRKYLHQLFHWLLSLTPWKWLPFFQTQSQDRASSMSPSTGEQELSDGIRLMRSKSDLPGKVAGGEAASVSWSDSDH